The DNA segment CATTAAATTTCagacatcatttacataatcGTCTGAGGTATctgtgtcgtaggatcgaatcacctcagtggaccaaTTGTCTTATATTTGTTTCCAATTTCAACCTGtgtatatatcaaaagccatggtatatgctgtcctgcctgtggggaagtgcatatacaagatcccttgcttctaatggaaaattaCAGCATCTttcctgtaagactatatgtacatgcatgtcggaatctacaaatacatataacatccaatagacgatgaagaataaatcaatgtgctctagtggtgtcattaaacaaaacaaatattttaacctTTCCATTTACATAGTCCTAAGTGTTATATtcataaaatgaaatgtgttgcccgttttttttttaaaagagactTTTTGCATAAACCATAAATGTAGCTAAGCCTATTTTAGACACCaagtagccatagtttaaatgtgtcattatgaaaaaagattcctttctttttctttcaagtCCTAACTATCTTGAGAGATCTTCACCCGACACATTTAGGAACTGTTTAGGGAGAAAGGAAAACAACCACAAGTGATTATTGGACTTTTTAATTGCTTTGACAGAGAGCACTGTAAACGACTTAACCACATGACACACTGGTAATGGTGGGAACACACAGAAATGTCaaccaaacaaaattaatatgtgtttgaaaacctcagcacattttaaattacggcaATATGCAGGCATTGAatttgggttggttttttttttaaaggattcTGCTAGAATTGTTAAAAGCCTTTTTACATGGATGTGATAGAGATATCATTGGATTCCATCTAAGGTTGATGCCAGTCAttcttcgcacccttgttttggcttcgtacacaataaatatagcatatcttaccgtattttcacttgaaatccatatttcgtaaaaaggtacaattttttattcacaagattttcttcaaacacattcaggtgcattagtaatgtaaaaaaaaaaaaaattcaatagcaattttgcattggaattttttcaACATTCTAAAAAGGGAAacatcatgtacccagtttatggttattgtaaagAGATGCAAAGTGACTTCATTGCAATACTGatatcattcaaattcaaaattagctatattaaaataaaaacgggtctactaaccttgacccctgtcaaaattctataaccagcagacaacactgtttacaagtcggtatgtttttattttttcataattctgcacaaaatattaagttcaaATTTTataagatgaaagaaataagaaataccttttgtcaaatatatcatatcaaaaatttaccattggatatgttttatttattgtgtacgaatccaaaacaagggtccaaaaagtgactatCGTTGACCATTATGATCTTACTGTTCTGACCCAGAATCTGGGATTCACGGAGGCATGAAATCATGCTAAAATCGTAGTTATAAGGCATCAGATTTAACATACATCTATTCTGAGTGTTTGTCTAAAGTACAATGTGTAGTGCTGCCTGAGAAACATTTACATAACATAAAATGTGGTATTTGTTgttacccccacccacccccatgtaacatattataacattaatgctaccccacccacccccatgtaacatattataacattaatgctgcccccacccacccccatgtaacatattataacattaatgttgcccccacccacccccatgtaacatatcataacattaatgttgcccccacccacccccatgtaacatattataacattaatgcTGCCCCCACCTACCCCCATgtaacatattataacattaatgctgcccccacccacccccatgtaacatattataacattaatgttatctccacccaccccaatgtaacatattataacattaatgttacccatgtaacatattataacattaatgttacccccacccaccatggaacatattataacattaatgctacccccacccacccccatttaacatattataacattaatgttacccccacccaccatgtaacatattataacattaatgctacccccacccacccccatttaacatattataacattaatgttacccccacccaccatgtaacatattataacattaatgttacccccacccacccccatgtaacatattataacattaatgttacccatgtaacatatcataacattaatgctacccccacccacccccatgtaacatatcataacattaatgctgcccccacccacccccatgtaacatatcataacattaatgctgcccccacccacccccatgtaacatatcataacattaatgctacccccacccacccccatgtaacatatcataacattaatgctacccccacccacccccatgtaacatatcataacattaatgctgcccccacccacccccatgtaacatatcataacattaatgttacccatgtaacatattataacattaatgctgcccccacccacccccatataacatatcataacattaatgttacccatgtaacatatcataacattaatgctgcccccaccccccccatgtaacatatcataacattaatgctgcccccacccacccccatgtaacatatcataacattaatgttacccatgtaacatatcataacattaatgctgcccccacccacccccatgtaacatatcataacattaatgctacccccacccacccccatataacatatataacattaatgctgcccccacccacccccatgtaacatatcataacattaatgctgcccccacccacccccatgtaacatatcataacattaatgctggccccacccacccccatgtaacatatcataacattaatgctggccccacccacccccatgtaacatatcataacattaatgctgcccccacccacccccatgtaacatatcataacattaatgctgcccccacccacccccatgtaacatatcataacattaatgctgcccccacccacccccatgtaacatatcataacattaatgctgcccccacccacccccatgtaacatatcataacattaatgctgcccccacccacccccatgtaacatatcataacattaatgctacccccacccacccccatgtaacatatcataacattaatgctacccccccccacccccccatgtaacatatcataacattaatgttacccatgtaacatatcataacattaatgctacccccacccacccccatgtaacatatcataacattaatgctgcccccacccacccccatgtaacatatcataacattaatgctgcccccacccacccccatgtaacatatcataacattaatgctacccccacccacccccatgtaacatatcataacattaatgctacccccacccacccccatgtaacatatcataacattaatgctgcccccacccacccccatgtaacatatcataacattaatgttacccatgtaacatattataacattaatgctgcccccaccacccccatgtaacatatcataacattaatgttacccatgtaacatatcataacattaatgctgcccccacccacccccatgtaacatatcataacattaatgctgcccccacccacccccatgtaacatatcataacattaatgttacccatgtaacatatcataacattaatgctgcccccacccacccccatgtaacatatcataacattaatgctacccccacccacccccatgtaacatataacattaatgctgcccccacccacccccatgtaacatatcataacattaatgctgcccccacccacccccatgtaacatatcataacattaatgctgcccccacccacccccatgtaacatatcataacattaatgctggccccacccacccccatgtaacatatcataacattaatgctggccccacccacccccatgtaacatatcataacattaatgctgcccccacccacccccatgtaacatatcataacataatgctgcccccacccacccccatgtaacatatcataacattaatgctgcccccacccacccccatgtaacatatcataacattaatgctgcccccacccacccccatgtaacatatcataacattaatgctacccccacccacccccatgtaacatatcataacattaatgctacccccacccacccccatgtaacatatcataacattaatgctacccccacccaccctgtaacatatcataacattaatgctacccccacccacccccatgtaacatatcataacattaatgctacccccacccacccccatgtaacatatcataacattaatgctacccccacccaccctgtaacatatcataacattaatgctacccccacccacccccatgtaACATATAACATTAATGCTACTCCTCTAATattaaggggtgggacgtagcccagtggtaaagcgtttgcttgatgtgcggtcggtctaggattgatctccgtcggtggacccattgagctatttctcattccaaccagtgctccacaactggtgttacaaaggccgtggtatgtactgtcctgtctttgggattgtgcatgtaaaagattccttgctgctaatcgaaaaagagtagcccatgaagtggcgacagtgggtttcctctctcaatatctgtgtagtccttaaccatatgtctgacaccatataaccttaaataaaatgtgttgagtatgttgttaaataaaacattttctctaAAATAACCGTATGTAAAACTTCCTTGCACAATTTTTCTGTCACAATCATGTAACAtaaacaggtaaataaaaaataaataagtctGGCATTTTGagttttacttttgttttgctAATTCCAAACTAATGCAAGCATTTTCATAAACATATAATTAGAACAAAGTTGTCTTGtttgatttaatttaatttaatataagttttttcaaaaaaataattcCATTATATTGTGTAACTGTGAATAGCCCCTTATCAGAATCATCAACCCCTCCTGCCAAAAAAAAAGGTCACTagaattccattttttttagatattacCATTTATGCATTTGACCTCTGACCCCCTTGTAAATTCCTGCATTTACCACTGATAAAACCAATGACATGCCCCCctccccttgccccccccccccacacacacttcctatgccagtgacCTGTGTTATGCAGCCACCTTTCTTACTGATAGATCCCCATTCGTGggcccattgtgttatttcttgttccagccagtacaccagactggtatatcgaaggccatggtatgtgctatcctatctgtggaaagagccttgctattaatggaaaaatgtagcaggtttcctctctaagactatacctcaacattaccaaatgtgctctagtggcgttgtcaaacaaaactttaataacCACCTGTTTCAAAAATCCTCTTTTTTGGGGTACTCCCTTTATATGTAGACAGGTCAACATGTGTGACTATATATGCTAAAACAAAGTACACTGTATTGCatatagggggtgggggtgggggggggaagTAGATGAGTCATCAGAAACAGGTGCAAACTGCAGTCCCACCATCAATGTACAAAAATATGACTTACAGCCTGTTTCAATATCAACCACTTTCCACTTGAATACTTGCTACATTTCACAACAATATCACATATCCACTGCTCAATGAAGGTGTCAACAGGCTCCGCCCATTCTGTCTGAGTCAGTTCATCTGTGTGGGGTGAACCTGTCAATTATCCCCGCCCACTGTGTCTGGATTGGTTTATCATTTGTGGTGAATTTGTCAATCAATGACAACTGTAACAGTGATCTCACAATAGAAATAAACAAGAGTTGTAAAACAAGGAGGGAAAATGCTAATAACTGGTGATTAACAGGATGGGCCAAGAGGCAGGACAGTTggtgtatgtttatatttaccatatgaaggaagaaaacagaaaaagaacACCAAAAGTCCCTCTTGATCtggaaaataaatttttcattGGCCAACCAGTGTAAGGGAGGGAAAGAATAGCTTTCTTTTACATACATTCTTAgagaatgtgaaaaaaaaataaaaaaatgtcttgAACAGTTTAGCAATTAAAGTCACACGTTTACtgcaaatttttttattttgggtctgagagttaaaaaaaactaaatccagaagagagaaaaaaagactggcacacacacacacatatttagcTGACACAGCAAGTTCTGAGTCAGCCAACCGAGGAAGCAAGTATGTTATAAGAGACTGACGGAGTGCTCACTGCTCTGACTGtgataaaaagaaaggaaggagaGGTGAGGAGTGAAATACAGGCAAATTATGCTGAGCCATGGTTCGGACTGGTGAGGTGTTTGAAATGAGGACCAAACATTAAGCAAGGCAGAGGAACAAGAGAAAGTGAGGGTGATGCAAAGGAGAAACGAAACTGTAAGACAGTGTttgagaagaaaggaatattgcTGGGGACATATTTATAAACACATAGGGACATATTtactgcaaaatattttttttaattaaaagtattGACAGATTTAAAATTAGGAAATGGtaatattatgaaatattttacattttttttattttacagagcttaaaatatcttttatttatctaagaaaataaaacattttctttaatttttagtACTGAGTTTATATcgtgaatatataataattactgtAACAGTCACTTTTAGTGTGTAAAAGATTTTTCCTACATATAGTAAATGAACCAGTAGGAATATCAAATTagaattcaaaattcaatattaaatagctacgaatcagaattagtctaagatattacatgtagtttaaagtaattaaaatttgaaagtcAAAAATACTAAgtgatattaaatttaaagtgcgaaaaaaaaaaaaaaaaaatgatgtatcaattaagaaagtactTTGGACTGGCCACTGTAATGTGTCTGGTGTTTCACTTTTCCGACGGAGCCCGAAAATCCCGCAGTAACCGCCCCGCCTACATTCGGGGCTCCAAGTGCCACTACACCTTTGTCGTGAACGAATTCGATGAATCGAAATGTCCATCGGTGCCTCAGCCTATACAGTCGGATGCGTACACGGGGAACCAATACTTCCGGCCTCCGCAGGACCCGATGATAAAAATAACAAGCAAGAACATTGACAACCTCTCGGACAAGATGAAGGACATGGAGTCACGTCTGTTCGACGAGATGCTCAAGAATCGTCAGATCAACTCGACGCTCTCCAAACACAACTACATCCTCAAACACACGGAGGACCTCCTCAGTGCGTACAAGTCGAACTTCTCCAAGATCTACCGGGCGATGATGTACATGGAGACGAGACTGCGCAACCAACGTAAGATCAGCCGTGGCCTCAACCACAAGCTGACCAACGTGATCCTGGACATCGTCGAGGTCAACAACGTCCTCAACAAGCGGCCGGCGGGACACTTGGCCGCGACGACGTCCAGAAAGAAGAGGATCGCGGTGGAGGACGCGACGCGGATCAGGTCCTGCCCGGGGATCACTGATCATTCACATGTCTACAACGGTGAGTACGgacagtaaaaagtaaagtttgttttatttaatgacgtcactagagcacactgattttttatctgATCATCagacgtcaaacatggtcattctgacactgttttttagaggaaacctgctgtcgccatataggctactcttttacgacaggcagcaagggatcttttatttgcgcttcccacaggcaggatagcacaaaccatggcctttgttgaaccagttatggatcactggtcagtgcaagtggtttacacctacccactgagccttgcggaacactcactcagggtttagagtcggtatctggattaaaaatcacatacctcaactgggatccgaacccagtacctaccagcctgtagaccgatggcctaaccatgacaccaccgaggccggtacaggtAGTCAAAGCAATACATCTACAGTCTGTCTCAATgtcctacaaaaatgtgttttttgtaaataatttcagtttgttttgatgtaagaagaaaagtaaaagtgttttggaaataacaaaaaaatactattttgtatGCAATATAGAAAACattcagctcagaaataaataacttgtagtatgaaaaaaggcattctctGTAGGatggactatacatgtatggcaGGCATTGAGTTTGGCGAATTTATTTTTGGATTCTGCCAGAATTATAAACAtggtttaatataaatattttgggtTTCCGTCTCATAATTTTACACTTCCAACCCAAAATGTGGCATTTGCCAAAATTGCGGAAGCACagaattgttattaatttacaacATGTATGGGATTTATtacaagttaaaagtttgtttttgtttaatgacgccactagagcacattgctttattaatcatcagctattggatgtcaaacatgaccACTCACACATCTATAATGGTAAGCACATATAGTCAAAGCATTACATATGGCAGGCACTGAATTcggcaaaaacatttttttaaaggattCCGCCAGAATCATAAATAtgatttaatatagatattttgtgATTCTGTCTGATAATCTTATACTTCATTCATACAATATGAGATTTGTGGAAGCATGAAATAATGATAAATTTGCAGTCTGTTTTGTGCTTTTTTTAATACGGAAAATATTAACCGAGTCTGTATTAATTGGTAATTGTCAAGGCTCTGTTTAGAccaataccaattaactagaccaagttgatattttacacattctgagagtactgctaaagcaacacATATCCCCTACCGGGTCAAACATATCtcgtaagttcaagggccataactttgtaAAAAAATGGACAAATCACCATGAAAGATAAAagctgatctgtaacagtacatgataaagctatacacaaaattttaatgtaatatcttgaggcattgcggaAAGAAAGTCAGGGAAACGACATGGGGGACATATGGATGGACAACAGACAGaaaggcagacagacagaaagacagacagcagacatatagacagacagaaggagaGAGACAAAACCTGTAGACCTCTCCGGTTAGACTGGTAGCGGACTAACAAGAGCAACAAATTGTATAGCCACATTTATggtctatttttgttttttaaacacaggtgtttaagcattgtaaatgtagaAATGTAAGAAGTTTCATGtgtaagtcaaaaacaggcattgtaaatttggccctatTTATCCCATAACACTTctaaactaaaattaatttagtaaatcacatttctaaaattgccttcattgataatatatgacgtcatcgcGGTTGgcacaaatgtagtttgacGTCAAGCATTTAAAACTAAATCTTATCAAAATGTTACACGCAGGTGTACATACAAGTCTTGTTGGCATGGCAACAAATGACCCATAGACAgcaatagatatatatatatatttttaatgaaatcacTTATTTTAGGAGGGTAGGGCTAAAGTGAATTGCACATGCATGGGTTATTGTTGGAAATATTGGAAATGGTGACGAAATCTGAAAGGAACTCAACACCTGCAAAACAACCGACATGAAATAAGATCATGCTGTTAATTGCTCagtaagttaatatatataatttattaccccagcaggcccTCATAATggagaaaataaaaatcatcatGCATTATCATGCACTGGTTTAATGTACCCTACTAGTACTATTGGACtatttgacgccaacaaaccaatcacctcgtcggtactaaatatgatgttACCACGATTtagcaaagcacacacaatgacaccacatagtttaaagcgtttgcatttacatctttctggtttcagtgttaaacttgtaataataaaatggtagtttaatgcagtacattatagatttattttgacagaatatatatatataactacaaaGCAATAaacagaacagtaaagtagtttacgtcgtttctaaATACATGGATGTAGCTGAagtaggctatatcgaaaataaaggctttaaaaaaaaccccatatagCTGGGGTAAAAATAGAATAAACTCGGTATCAATTATTATCAAAGGGATATAAATTTGatctagctctctctctctctctctctctctctctctctctctctctctctctctctctctctctctctctctctctctctctctctctctctctctctctctctctctctctctctatatatatatatatatatatatatatatatagagaattaGTTTTTCATACTaattaaatgttgaaataaaagtaaagagacaaaaactgaaaaaagaaCCACCAGACAGTGAAAATGAAAAGCAGTTGTAGTCTACGAGCCGGCCTCGGGTACACATGATGAATGTAACATTAAAAGGAATGCAGGCCAGTTACCTAATCCTGTATCCAGCACAAGACAAGCAGACTATTTGCATTGACCACTTCACCTTTGAATGGAATGCAAATAATCTCCATCTGACTGAGTCAGATTGACTTGACACAAGTACAGTAACGTACCACACCCGGGGCATGACACTGTCACCTGTCAACAAAAAACTAGCACTTAACCAGTGGTGTGGCCAGATAGGTATGCACCCCCTCTGCCAAgctaccacacacacacacacccttttaGATCCCTCGCtgcaaaagaaaaatatattgcacGTTTCCTCTgagaggggtgggatgtaacccagtggtaaagtgctcacttgatgtgtggtcggtctcggcccactgagctatttctggatccagccagtgcatcactggtatatcaaaggccgtggtatgtgctatgctgtctatgggatggtgcatatcaaagatcccttgctactaatggaaaaatgtagtgggtttcctctctaagacaacatatgaaaattacctaatgtttgacatccaatagttgatgattaataaataaatgtgctctagtggtgttgttaaacaaaaaaaccctaactttcctctctaagactacatgtatgtgtcagaAATATGATATGTTTGAAatccagcagccgatgattatgcaagcactctagtggtgttattaaacataacaaactgcATCATAAGGGCCTGTATAGACTGGATGTGGTGCGTGTGCAAAAAACGATCGATATACTTCAGTTTCAATGAGAGTGTCTAGACAGAATGTGTGCGATGCGCAAGAATTGCAAAATGCATGCGACCAGCTcaatgaaataattgtatatgGTGTATAACGCCCAAAATGCAAGTCGCAGATGCATCAGACACATCAGTCAGTCGGATcaaaccccgtcggtgggccctttgggttgtttcacgttccagccagtgcaccacaactggtatattaaaggctatggtatgtgctatcctgtctgtgggatgggccgtataaaagatcccttgttactaatgaaaaaatatagcgggtttcctctcgaagactatatgtcaaaataaccaaatgtttgacatccaatagccgatgattaataaatcaatgtgctctagtggtgtcattaaacaaaacaaacaaacagtcgGACATATATGAGCCTTCAGACCAACAGCTGCAGTTGAGGTGAGTGTTCTAACACTAAGCTATTTCACACTCCCATAAACTAACAGATGCTTTAgaactatacatgtatgaatgaattaaaTATGAATTTTGCATGCTGAGAGACAAATCTTATCTAAAGCAGTCATCTGTCAATAAACAGCATGACCGACAGCCACTAATGGATCTTTCAAACATCCACATTATAGAAAAGTAATTTCCCCTTTATTTAAGTCCAGTTGAAGGAAGACTGTATATGTACGACCACAAATCACCGGAGCACAGTTTTGAGTTATATAGTaaataagaaatactttttttttttagttgtatGGTACGTGGGTAAGAAGGAAGGACAGAATGTTTtataacaatgcactcaacacattgtaattaCGGTCATGGTGATATGgcctcggacatatggttaaggaccacacagataatgagagaggaaactcactgtcaccacacaatgggctactgtttccaattagcaataagggatcttttatatgcagcatcccacagataggataggacataccacggcctttgttacaccagtcgtgatacactggctggaacgaaaaatagcccaatgggcccacctattGGGATCGATCATAGATTGACTGTGCACCAGTTTTCTAGCTGTTGCGAGGTTCAAAATCACAGTGTTGTATTTCTATGAGCCTGTTCTCCCCATGTACGCATTGGCTGCAGAGTACAACTGCCATGTTCACTAGGATAGACCCTATAAATGgcattaattttacatttaaattaataCCAAGgctgaaaaaataaatttacgTGTTTTCTATTACATgctgaaaaccccccacccaaaaatAATAGT comes from the Gigantopelta aegis isolate Gae_Host chromosome 14, Gae_host_genome, whole genome shotgun sequence genome and includes:
- the LOC121388104 gene encoding angiopoietin-related protein 7-like codes for the protein MMYQLRKYFGLATVMCLVFHFSDGARKSRSNRPAYIRGSKCHYTFVVNEFDESKCPSVPQPIQSDAYTGNQYFRPPQDPMIKITSKNIDNLSDKMKDMESRLFDEMLKNRQINSTLSKHNYILKHTEDLLSAYKSNFSKIYRAMMYMETRLRNQRKISRGLNHKLTNVILDIVEVNNVLNKRPAGHLAATTSRKKRIAVEDATRIRSCPGITDHSHVYNDCYEVYQEGHRESDVYYIKPNFAACPVPVWCDMETPPGGWLVIQRRQNGQVNFTKTWDEYKRGFGEISHEHWLGNDNIFLISNQKFYQLRIDLWDFDGNRVYGLYKTFKIEGERDKYRLHVSSFEGSAKDALYRHNRMMFSTIDNDNDGRPDASCAKEWFGGWWYNNCWFTILNGPYFNQSNVRHRGISWNHWKREQLARTEMKIRPNIT